One stretch of Candidatus Caldatribacterium sp. DNA includes these proteins:
- a CDS encoding ABC transporter ATP-binding protein, protein MSHEKRTEQVPPLPFRRRPGHFPVPAEQPKDLWKTLRRLWEYLKDERLRIVLIFLCVAASSSGFLIGPYLIGKTIDEAILTKNLQTLTRYLLLLAALYLATSFFSFLQERLAVTLAQNVALRLRNETFSFLHTLPLRFFDTHEHGDIMSRLTNDIDNISSTLATTATQFVASLVTLGGTVGFMFAMHWELACIALVTVPLSLLVTRFVARKTRETFFTQQTILGSLTSTIEEDITGL, encoded by the coding sequence ATGTCTCATGAGAAAAGGACAGAACAAGTTCCTCCCCTGCCCTTTCGCAGAAGACCCGGCCACTTCCCGGTACCCGCCGAGCAGCCGAAGGACCTCTGGAAGACCCTTCGAAGGCTCTGGGAGTACTTGAAAGATGAAAGGCTCCGGATTGTCCTCATTTTCCTCTGCGTCGCGGCCTCGTCTTCTGGCTTTCTCATCGGACCTTACCTCATCGGAAAGACCATCGATGAGGCTATCCTCACGAAGAATCTCCAAACCCTAACCCGATACCTTCTCCTCCTTGCTGCCTTGTACCTTGCGACCTCTTTCTTTTCTTTCCTCCAGGAACGCTTAGCCGTTACCTTGGCCCAGAACGTTGCTCTCAGGCTTCGGAATGAAACTTTCTCCTTCCTCCATACCCTTCCTTTGCGCTTTTTCGATACCCACGAACACGGGGACATCATGAGTCGCCTCACCAACGACATCGACAATATCAGCAGTACCTTAGCAACCACTGCAACTCAGTTCGTTGCAAGCCTTGTAACCCTTGGGGGAACGGTGGGGTTCATGTTCGCCATGCATTGGGAGCTTGCCTGCATCGCCTTAGTGACTGTTCCCCTGAGTCTTCTTGTGACACGATTTGTAGCCCGGAAGACCCGAGAAACCTTCTTTACCCAGCAGACCATCCTTGGGAGCCTTACGAGCACCATCGAAGAGGATATCACGGGGCTT
- a CDS encoding ABC transporter ATP-binding protein: protein MKRLLAYLRPYWKAVILAPLFMVVEVICDLAQPALLATLVDRGIARGDITLVLRTGISMVILALVGMVGGIGCTVFASLASQNFGKDLRRDLFQKILSFSFADLDQFPPGTLITRLTNDVTALQNVILAALRIVVRAPLLFLGGTIMAVIMAPRFSPFIFTAIALEIAIFLILFRKGVPLFAQVQRKIDHLNTVIRENLAGIRVIRAFAQSLREKKRFFEASRDLAEATVRAFLPMVTLFPLVMLVMNLSIVAVLGVLGKLAIAGKTEVGSIMALTNYVFQILFSLMMIAHILTFASRASASSRRVIEVLERETTIKNPPFPDTTPIAKGEVVFENVSFSYGKKPALEGISFVAHPGETVAIVGTTGSGKSTLLHLIPRFYDPSSGRILIDGVDIRAKDLEVLRKAVSIVFQEPLLFSGTIEENIRFGNENASFEDVVEAAQIAQIHDFILSLPEGYATRIGQRGVTLSGGQKQRLTIARALLKKSPILLLDNCTSAVDAATERRILEGLMRWKVPCTKFIVTQRIPSITKADLILVLDQGRLIASGKHEELLVTSPLYREMYYLQAEKEEKVHVS, encoded by the coding sequence ATGAAACGTCTCCTTGCCTACCTCAGGCCATACTGGAAAGCCGTCATACTTGCTCCCCTTTTCATGGTTGTTGAGGTCATCTGCGACCTTGCCCAGCCTGCGCTCCTTGCCACACTTGTGGACCGGGGCATTGCCCGGGGAGATATTACTCTTGTCCTCCGAACCGGAATCTCTATGGTTATCCTTGCGCTTGTAGGTATGGTGGGTGGGATAGGTTGCACGGTTTTTGCGAGCCTCGCGAGCCAGAACTTCGGCAAAGACCTCCGCAGAGACCTTTTCCAGAAAATCCTCTCCTTTTCCTTCGCCGACCTCGACCAATTTCCTCCCGGAACGCTCATCACCCGCCTCACAAACGATGTTACAGCGCTCCAAAATGTCATCCTTGCTGCCTTACGCATCGTCGTTCGGGCTCCTCTCCTTTTCCTTGGGGGAACGATTATGGCAGTCATCATGGCGCCACGGTTTTCTCCCTTCATTTTTACTGCTATTGCCCTCGAGATTGCTATTTTCCTCATCCTCTTCAGAAAGGGCGTTCCTCTTTTCGCCCAGGTTCAGAGAAAAATCGACCACCTGAATACAGTTATCCGGGAAAATCTTGCCGGAATCAGGGTAATCCGCGCTTTTGCGCAATCGCTTCGAGAAAAGAAGCGTTTCTTCGAAGCCTCCAGGGACCTTGCCGAGGCTACCGTGCGGGCATTTCTTCCCATGGTTACCCTCTTCCCTCTGGTCATGCTCGTCATGAACCTCAGCATTGTTGCCGTTCTTGGCGTCCTGGGGAAACTCGCCATTGCAGGAAAGACAGAGGTCGGATCCATCATGGCTCTGACGAACTACGTCTTCCAGATTCTCTTCTCCCTCATGATGATTGCACACATTTTGACCTTTGCGAGCCGGGCAAGCGCATCAAGCAGAAGAGTCATCGAAGTCCTCGAAAGGGAGACCACCATTAAGAATCCTCCTTTTCCTGACACGACCCCAATAGCAAAGGGGGAAGTAGTCTTCGAAAATGTTTCCTTTTCCTACGGCAAAAAACCAGCCCTTGAGGGCATCTCCTTTGTGGCCCATCCTGGGGAAACCGTGGCAATTGTTGGAACCACAGGCTCAGGAAAATCGACACTTCTTCACCTTATCCCCCGTTTCTACGATCCCTCCTCCGGACGCATTCTCATCGATGGGGTCGATATCCGTGCAAAAGACCTTGAGGTCCTCAGAAAAGCCGTGAGCATCGTCTTCCAGGAACCTCTCCTCTTCTCGGGAACGATAGAGGAGAACATCCGCTTTGGAAATGAAAATGCTTCCTTTGAGGATGTAGTCGAAGCAGCGCAAATTGCCCAAATTCATGACTTCATCCTGAGCCTTCCCGAGGGCTACGCAACCCGTATAGGCCAGCGGGGCGTTACACTCTCCGGAGGACAAAAGCAGCGCCTCACCATAGCCCGGGCTCTTTTGAAAAAATCCCCCATTCTCCTCCTTGACAACTGTACGAGTGCTGTGGATGCCGCTACTGAGCGGCGTATCCTCGAAGGGCTCATGCGCTGGAAAGTCCCCTGCACGAAGTTCATCGTAACTCAGAGGATTCCATCCATCACAAAAGCTGACCTCATCCTCGTCCTCGACCAGGGCAGACTCATCGCCTCAGGGAAACACGAAGAGCTCCTCGTGACTTCTCCCCTCTACCGGGAAATGTACTACCTGCAGGCCGAAAAGGAGGAAAAAGTCCATGTCTCATGA
- a CDS encoding MarR family transcriptional regulator: protein MTGSEKDSLHVLFLQVLRYHFIRYHHLLGRIGLHRGQPLVLGLLWEKDGRTQGEIAEALCLRPATVTVVLRRMEKAGLLERKSDPEDLRVVRVYLTERGRALEGDVRAIHDTLEKECFRNFTPEEKALLRKFFIRMRENLRAIVEKETP from the coding sequence ATGACTGGTAGCGAAAAAGACTCTCTACACGTGCTCTTCCTCCAGGTCCTTCGGTACCACTTCATCAGGTACCACCACCTCCTTGGACGAATTGGGCTCCACCGGGGGCAACCTCTTGTGCTCGGGCTCCTCTGGGAGAAGGACGGGAGGACTCAGGGGGAAATAGCCGAAGCCCTGTGTCTTCGTCCTGCAACGGTAACCGTGGTTCTTCGCAGGATGGAGAAGGCAGGTCTTCTGGAGCGGAAAAGCGACCCCGAAGACCTCCGTGTCGTCCGGGTGTACCTTACCGAGCGAGGGAGAGCACTTGAGGGAGACGTCAGAGCTATTCACGACACCCTTGAAAAGGAGTGTTTCCGCAACTTCACACCAGAAGAAAAAGCCCTCCTTCGGAAATTCTTCATCCGCATGCGGGAAAACCTGAGAGCAATCGTCGAGAAAGAGACTCCATGA
- the cas5 gene encoding CRISPR-associated protein Cas5, whose amino-acid sequence MERVLRVIVRAPVASFRRPLDHNYQRTLPMPPPTTLVGIAGAALGLSDRELWAQDSPFRKAKVAVWMDVEPGRTRDMWTLLKIKGNKMERSPYMRELLFFVRYTLLYGGDEAFLQRLEQAFRDPVYPLSLGREDELLLIEEIAVDTASEGKPRFRGTVIPGDVRQMRIRPVLQPGIHFEPPVVETLPLSFVVDAKRIRHPQGPATLSFLPLGVELEIEEPRIPALQCLGRNFAWMNS is encoded by the coding sequence ATGGAAAGAGTCCTCCGCGTAATAGTACGAGCACCAGTAGCATCATTTCGGCGTCCGCTGGACCACAACTACCAGCGGACGCTACCGATGCCGCCTCCGACGACGCTGGTAGGTATCGCCGGCGCAGCGCTGGGGCTTTCGGATCGGGAGCTATGGGCGCAAGATAGCCCTTTCCGGAAGGCAAAGGTTGCTGTCTGGATGGATGTTGAGCCCGGGCGTACTCGCGACATGTGGACTTTGCTTAAAATTAAGGGCAATAAGATGGAACGCTCGCCCTATATGCGGGAGCTCCTGTTTTTTGTGCGTTACACGCTGCTTTATGGCGGCGATGAAGCTTTTCTTCAGCGACTGGAGCAAGCCTTTCGTGATCCCGTCTATCCACTTTCATTGGGCAGAGAAGACGAGCTGCTCTTAATAGAGGAGATTGCCGTGGATACGGCTTCCGAAGGCAAACCGCGTTTTCGGGGAACGGTAATCCCAGGTGACGTTCGGCAGATGCGTATCCGCCCTGTGCTGCAGCCGGGCATTCACTTTGAACCTCCAGTAGTAGAAACCTTGCCTTTGAGCTTTGTCGTGGACGCTAAAAGGATACGCCATCCCCAAGGCCCGGCAACATTGAGCTTTCTTCCTCTGGGGGTGGAGCTGGAAATAGAAGAGCCTCGAATACCCGCTTTACAATGTCTGGGGAGGAACTTCGCATGGATGAACTCTTAG
- the cas6 gene encoding CRISPR-associated endoribonuclease Cas6, which produces MQLVVEFVGDKEVVLPLEHNHLLQAAIYYQIEQPALRNFLHEQGFILGKRRFKLFVFSRLMGKFKIDGEKQEIIFTLPCRLVICSPLPVVMEEMAKGLLRQGQICLGRNRLMVESVQVRSTTVTQGCITVRMLSPLTVYSTFDGAGKSFTYYYSPFEPRFSELVRENLAKKYQIVFGCPARITNFGLTPIDVRERDFKVVRYKGTIVKGWMGKYRLTGDPKFLEIALSAGLGSKNSQGFGCCELVEEKESKSTDSYRAMGW; this is translated from the coding sequence GTGCAATTAGTAGTTGAGTTTGTAGGAGATAAAGAGGTCGTCCTGCCGTTAGAGCACAACCACCTTCTGCAGGCGGCAATCTACTACCAGATAGAACAACCGGCCCTCAGAAATTTCTTGCATGAGCAGGGTTTCATCCTGGGCAAAAGGCGTTTCAAGCTTTTTGTTTTTTCACGCCTCATGGGAAAGTTCAAAATTGACGGGGAGAAACAGGAAATAATTTTTACTCTACCTTGCCGGTTAGTCATCTGCTCGCCTCTTCCTGTGGTGATGGAGGAGATGGCCAAAGGGCTTCTGCGGCAGGGACAGATTTGCCTGGGTAGGAATAGACTTATGGTGGAGTCTGTTCAGGTACGGAGCACAACAGTCACCCAAGGCTGCATCACCGTGCGTATGCTTTCACCTTTGACCGTTTACAGTACTTTTGATGGTGCTGGAAAATCCTTCACCTATTACTATTCGCCTTTTGAGCCCCGTTTTTCTGAACTCGTTCGGGAAAACCTTGCCAAAAAGTACCAGATTGTTTTTGGGTGTCCAGCACGGATTACCAATTTTGGCCTTACCCCTATTGATGTGCGGGAGAGAGACTTTAAGGTGGTCCGCTACAAGGGGACGATCGTCAAGGGATGGATGGGTAAGTACCGGCTCACTGGCGATCCGAAATTTTTAGAAATCGCCCTGAGTGCCGGATTGGGTAGCAAGAATTCCCAAGGGTTTGGTTGCTGTGAACTGGTGGAGGAGAAAGAGAGCAAAAGCACCGACTCGTACCGTGCAATGGGGTGGTAA
- a CDS encoding WYL domain-containing transcriptional regulator, whose protein sequence is MYCLSREVQRGSFPDVERLSALLEVSERTVYRYLELLRDDFGAPLAFDRKRKGYYFTEPWDFPFPELTEGEVLSLFILVNVLKQFAGTPLESALQSLGKKLERLFPSPFKETSPHLGMMLSPFVSVLRPRVEVGEIFGTLFEAIRKRKRVRFTYRSISSGEVTTRDVEPYHLYNFEGVWYLCGFCLLRKEIRDFALDRMTDVVVLSEEFSIPQDFDPEEYLSRAFRMFRGGTTKVVVRFDPYQARWIRERIWHPTQKITELDDGGLLFEVEANPEEIKRWVIGYGSHAEIVSPPSLREEVKEEMQKTLERYLQTDT, encoded by the coding sequence TTGTATTGCCTTTCCCGAGAGGTCCAGAGGGGCTCTTTTCCAGATGTAGAGCGTCTCTCTGCACTTCTTGAGGTCAGCGAGCGTACAGTATACCGGTACTTAGAACTTCTCCGCGACGATTTCGGAGCCCCTCTTGCCTTTGACCGAAAAAGGAAAGGGTACTATTTCACCGAGCCCTGGGATTTCCCCTTCCCCGAGCTTACGGAAGGGGAGGTTCTTTCCCTTTTCATCCTCGTCAACGTCCTCAAGCAATTCGCCGGTACCCCTCTTGAGAGTGCCCTCCAGAGCCTCGGAAAGAAGCTCGAGCGGCTCTTCCCGAGTCCTTTCAAGGAGACATCGCCCCACCTTGGTATGATGCTCTCACCCTTTGTTTCGGTTCTTCGTCCCCGCGTTGAGGTGGGGGAAATCTTTGGCACCCTTTTTGAGGCCATCAGGAAGCGCAAGCGCGTCCGCTTCACGTACCGGTCCATCTCCTCAGGAGAAGTAACAACCCGCGATGTTGAACCATACCACCTCTACAACTTCGAAGGTGTCTGGTACCTATGCGGATTTTGCCTCCTGCGGAAGGAAATTCGAGATTTTGCCCTGGACCGAATGACGGACGTTGTGGTGCTCTCCGAGGAATTCAGTATCCCTCAAGACTTTGACCCTGAAGAGTACCTCTCCCGGGCTTTCCGCATGTTCCGTGGAGGAACCACGAAAGTTGTGGTGCGCTTTGACCCGTATCAAGCCCGCTGGATTCGAGAGCGCATCTGGCATCCTACGCAGAAAATCACGGAGCTCGATGATGGGGGTCTCCTTTTCGAGGTGGAAGCCAACCCCGAGGAAATCAAGCGATGGGTCATCGGGTATGGAAGCCACGCAGAAATCGTAAGCCCTCCCTCCCTTCGTGAGGAGGTGAAAGAGGAAATGCAAAAAACTCTGGAGCGGTACCTTCAGACTGACACGTAG